A genomic segment from Oncorhynchus clarkii lewisi isolate Uvic-CL-2024 chromosome 14, UVic_Ocla_1.0, whole genome shotgun sequence encodes:
- the LOC139366143 gene encoding early growth response protein 1-like, with amino-acid sequence MAATKTEMLHPALQISDPLSFPHSPMDNYPKLEEMMMLSSAGTPYLSASATEGAGFGSGEPGEQYDHITGDTLPDISMNCEKSMGEQSYSSQRLPPISYTGRFTLEPATNCSNSLWAEPLFSLVSGLVGINTPSTSAPSSSASQTGTSSSLPSSISSIAISSQSSSLSCSVHHSENNPIYSAAPTYSSASPDIFSDQGQGFPSPAGGSLQYNPPAYPNGKMCGTSFPVPMIPDYLFPQQQGEISLLPDQKPFQNGSGQPSLTPLSTIKAFATQTGSQDLKSVYQSQLIKPSRMRKYPNRPSKTPPHERPYACPVETCDRRFSRSDELTRHIRIHTGQKPFQCRICMRNFSRSDHLTTHIRTHTGEKPFACEICGRKFARSDERKRHTKIHLRQKDKKAEKGGMAGAVAVAATSVSAPSPVSSYPSPITSYPSPVSSYPSPVTSCYSSPIHTSYPSPSIATTYPSVSMSMSSTFQSSMASSFPSSVASIYSSPVPTPLSDMQSTLSPRTIEIC; translated from the exons ATGGCTGCAACCAAGACAGAGATGCTCCATCCAGCCCTGCAGATCTCAGACCCCCTCAGCTTCCCCCATTCTCCCATGGATAACTATCCCAAGCTGGAGGAGATGATGATGCTGAGCTCCGCTGGGACCCCCTACCTCTCTGCCTCGGCGACCGAGGGAGCAGGTTTTGGATCGGGGGAGCCAGGAGAGCAGTATGACCACATTACTGGAG atACGTTACCTGATATCTCCATGAACTGTGAGAAGTCGATGGGCGAGCAGAGCTACTCCAGCCAGCGGCTGCCTCCTATCTCCTACACTGGCCGCTTCACCCTGGAGCCAGCCACCAACTGCAGCAACAGCCTGTGGGCCGAGCCCCTATTCAGTCTGGTCAGTGGGCTCGTGGGGATCAACACCCCCTCCACCTCCGCCCCGTCCTCCTCTGCCTCTCAAACCGGCACCTCTTCCTCGTTGCCCTCCTCTATCTCGTCCATCGCCATCTCCTCCCAGAGCTCCAGTCTGAGCTGCTCTGTCCACCACAGTGAGAATAATCCCATCTATTCAGCTGCTCCTACCTACTCCAGCGCCAGCCCTGACATCTTCTCCGACCAGGGCCAGGGCTTCCCCAGCCCAGCCGGAGGGTCGCTCCAGTACAACCCTCCAGCCTACCCCAACGGGAAGATGTGTGGCACCAGCTTCCCTGTGCCCATGATCCCTGACTACCTCTTCCCCCAGCAGCAGGGGGAGATTAGCCTGCTGCCTGACCAGAAGCCCTTCCAGAACGGGTCAGGCCagccctccctcacccccctgtCCACCATCAAAGCCTTCGCCACCCAGACGGGCTCCCAAGACCTGAAGAGTGTCTACCAGTCCCAGCTGATCAAGCCCAGCCGCATGCGCAAGTACCCCAATCGACCCAGCAAGACGCCGCCCCACGAGAGGCCGTATGCCTGCCCCGTGGAGACATGTGACCGCCGTTTCTCCCGCTCAGACGAGTTGACACGGCACATCCGCATCCACACGGGCCAGAAGCCCTTCCAGTGCCGTATCTGCATGCGCAACTTCAGCCGCAGTGACCACCTGACcacgcacatacgcacgcacaccgGTGAGAAGCCCTTCGCCTGCGAGATCTGTGGACGCAAGTTTGCCCGCAGCGACGAGAGGAAGAGGCACACCAAGATCCATCTGAGGCAGAAGGACAAGAAGGCGGAGAAAGGTGGGATGGCTGGGGCGGTAGCTGTAGCAGCAACTTCAGTATCagccccctcccctgtctctagCTACCCTTCTCCCATCACCTCCTACCCCTCCCCGGTCTCCTCCTACCCCTCCCCAGTCACATCCTGCTACTCCTCTCCCATCCACACCTcgtacccctctccctccatcgccACCACCTACCCCTCCGTCTCCATGTCCATGTCCAGCACCTTTCAGTCCTCCAtggcctcctccttcccctcctccgtAGCCTCCATCTACTCCTCTCCGGTTCCCACCCCGCTGTCAGACATGCAGTCCACACTCTCCCCAAGGACAATCGAGATCTGCTAA